One Campylobacter massiliensis DNA window includes the following coding sequences:
- a CDS encoding SixA phosphatase family protein, giving the protein MKKIYFIRHAKAVEEGEGSDFERDLSERGKKDLSLMCERLKKHEVKADAIFSSPAKRCAKTAQKLAEAVKFKKKIKFKDELYRAQTHELLTFIREFDDKFQTVFVIVHNDAITEICELLSDAAIGNIPTCGIFCVEFDGSFKELKEHGAKALFFDYPKKHKK; this is encoded by the coding sequence ATGAAAAAAATCTACTTTATCAGGCACGCAAAAGCCGTAGAAGAGGGCGAAGGCAGCGACTTTGAGCGCGATCTAAGCGAGCGCGGCAAAAAAGACCTGTCACTGATGTGCGAACGGCTAAAAAAGCATGAGGTGAAGGCGGATGCGATATTTTCAAGCCCTGCCAAACGCTGCGCCAAAACGGCTCAAAAGCTAGCCGAAGCGGTTAAATTTAAGAAGAAAATCAAATTTAAAGACGAGCTATACAGAGCGCAGACACATGAGCTTTTGACTTTCATAAGGGAGTTTGACGACAAATTTCAAACCGTATTTGTTATAGTCCACAACGACGCTATAACTGAAATTTGCGAGCTTTTAAGCGACGCCGCGATCGGAAATATACCCACATGCGGCATCTTTTGCGTCGAATTTGACGGCAGCTTCAAGGAGCTAAAAGAACACGGCGCAAAAGCTCTGTTTTTTGACTATCCTAAAAAGCATAAAAAATAG
- a CDS encoding ferritin-like domain-containing protein — protein sequence MRFFDQIWEILECGDKELKFDKFKRFYAEYKAGKFDAQIEEGGKFDEIKQLERPSYAAFCEVVAMREIGGKKQADKQKAFLHSIAHIEYSAVDIALDAAYRFRALPKAYYDDWLEVAQDEIRHFKMIEDHMAKFGVKYGDFTVHDGLFIALQNTSASLLERMAVLPRYMEANGLDANAFMLKKLETEREKDEDKARLCEILQVILDEEISHVSKGDRWFKFACEKEGVSPEIYAQIVQKIYPKAFLQSRELNVSARLKSGFSEAEIEHIKNLSKAGKVV from the coding sequence ATGAGATTTTTTGATCAAATTTGGGAAATTTTAGAGTGCGGCGACAAGGAGCTTAAATTTGATAAATTTAAACGATTTTACGCCGAGTATAAGGCCGGTAAATTTGACGCGCAGATAGAAGAGGGCGGTAAATTTGACGAGATAAAACAGCTCGAGCGCCCAAGTTACGCGGCATTTTGCGAGGTCGTAGCTATGAGAGAAATAGGCGGCAAAAAACAAGCCGACAAACAAAAAGCCTTCCTTCACTCGATCGCACATATCGAATACAGCGCCGTAGATATCGCGCTAGATGCGGCGTATCGCTTCCGCGCGCTACCAAAGGCCTACTATGACGACTGGCTAGAGGTCGCGCAGGATGAGATCAGGCACTTTAAGATGATCGAGGATCACATGGCTAAATTTGGCGTGAAATACGGCGATTTTACCGTGCACGACGGGCTTTTTATCGCTTTACAAAACACCTCCGCGTCGCTGCTTGAGCGCATGGCGGTGCTGCCTAGATATATGGAGGCAAACGGCCTTGACGCAAATGCTTTTATGCTAAAAAAATTAGAAACCGAGCGCGAAAAAGATGAAGACAAGGCGCGGCTTTGCGAAATTTTGCAAGTCATTTTAGACGAGGAAATCTCGCACGTCTCAAAGGGCGATCGTTGGTTTAAATTTGCCTGCGAAAAAGAAGGCGTAAGCCCCGAAATCTATGCGCAAATCGTACAAAAAATCTACCCTAAAGCCTTTTTGCAGTCCCGCGAGCTAAACGTGAGCGCGCGACTAAAATCAGGCTTTAGCGAGGCAGAGATCGAGCACATAAAAAATCTATCAAAGGCTGGAAAGGTGGTATAA
- a CDS encoding rhomboid family intramembrane serine protease encodes MKATISLIALNCLVYLAVYCGICGSNVTLGLNMFFTDGLYVWQPATSMFMHANLAHLLMNMAVLYQFGSLLERYYGSEKFAVVYCVGGVLTSLLSFIYIYVMFKTNGTFINLVGASGAISLLLGVLAFLDASSRKGLIIAILLMSFAPVAMGVNVAWYAHIIGFALGYFGVKFKVIK; translated from the coding sequence TTGAAAGCTACGATATCGCTCATCGCGTTAAATTGTCTAGTATATCTTGCCGTTTACTGCGGCATTTGCGGTAGTAACGTGACGCTTGGGCTAAATATGTTTTTCACGGACGGACTTTACGTCTGGCAGCCGGCGACTTCGATGTTTATGCATGCAAATTTAGCCCATCTACTGATGAATATGGCGGTTTTGTATCAGTTTGGCTCGCTTCTTGAGCGGTACTACGGCAGTGAAAAATTCGCCGTCGTTTACTGCGTCGGAGGCGTTTTGACCTCGCTACTTAGTTTTATTTATATTTATGTTATGTTTAAAACTAACGGAACTTTTATAAATTTAGTCGGAGCTAGCGGCGCGATTAGCCTGCTACTAGGCGTTTTGGCGTTTTTGGACGCAAGCAGCAGAAAAGGGCTAATAATCGCTATCTTGCTAATGAGCTTTGCCCCCGTAGCCATGGGCGTAAACGTCGCCTGGTATGCGCACATCATCGGCTTTGCGTTAGGGTATTTCGGGGTAAAATTTAAGGTGATAAAATGA
- a CDS encoding NlpC/P60 family protein → MKFTIFLPLVSIGALIFSGCANNTPKIYPTDQSGQILNARFLNSQQDAFNDLGGIALSNFMQGFLGKKDGGDCSGFVSLVNKNINNVYFSETNLLKFYGEQGSKSQAIYNLYKKRNLISQTSPKLGDLVFFNNTTSQTKGKNKQIITHLGIIDRIEDDGTIRFMHNTRGKNKSGFINLFQKNSHKIGGKEVNSYIVACKGGDATCLTSNRFAGFGKVNF, encoded by the coding sequence ATGAAATTTACCATTTTTTTACCTCTTGTGTCGATTGGTGCTTTGATTTTTAGCGGTTGCGCGAACAATACGCCCAAAATTTACCCGACCGATCAAAGCGGACAGATTTTAAACGCGAGATTTTTAAACTCGCAGCAAGACGCATTTAACGATCTAGGCGGCATAGCGCTTTCAAATTTTATGCAAGGCTTTTTAGGCAAAAAAGACGGCGGAGACTGCTCGGGCTTCGTTTCGCTCGTAAATAAAAACATAAATAACGTTTACTTTTCCGAGACGAATTTACTCAAATTTTACGGCGAGCAAGGATCGAAATCTCAAGCCATTTATAATCTTTACAAAAAGCGAAATTTGATCTCGCAAACAAGTCCAAAGCTTGGAGATTTGGTATTTTTTAACAACACCACGAGTCAAACCAAAGGCAAAAACAAGCAAATCATAACCCACCTTGGCATCATAGACCGCATAGAGGACGACGGAACTATAAGATTTATGCATAATACCAGAGGCAAAAACAAAAGCGGATTTATAAATCTATTTCAAAAAAATAGCCACAAAATAGGCGGCAAAGAGGTAAACTCCTACATCGTAGCGTGCAAGGGCGGCGACGCTACTTGCCTAACGTCAAACAGATTCGCCGGCTTTGGCAAGGTTAATTTTTAG
- the murA gene encoding UDP-N-acetylglucosamine 1-carboxyvinyltransferase: protein MHYLEIEGNAKLGGEVAISGAKNAALPLIAGALIIKNDVTLKNMPNVADIKTLATLLVNLGAKCEFADDHTLKINSNYVSSTKANYDIVRKMRASILVLGPLLARFGHCEVSLPGGCAIGQRPIDLHLSALEKMGANIEIKQGYVVATAPDGLKGAQIVFDKITVTGSENIIMAAALAHGTTHLINVAKEPEVVQLCEVLAAGGVKIEGIGTDELVIEGTDRRLLDVGEIAVIPDRIEAGTYLCAGAITNSQVTITNANAAHLRAVLTKFNQMGFETVVDGDKITIMPAKNVNPVEIVTTEFPGFPTDMQAQFMALSLTANGVSTIDERLFENRFMHVSELTRMGADIRLNGHIATIYGGGEINAADVMATDLRASSALVLAALAANGTSRVHRIYHLDRGYEGLERKLAALGAKIRRLEE from the coding sequence ATGCATTATTTAGAAATCGAAGGAAACGCGAAACTAGGCGGCGAGGTCGCCATAAGCGGCGCGAAAAACGCCGCCCTGCCCCTCATAGCCGGAGCTCTAATCATAAAAAACGACGTGACGCTAAAAAATATGCCAAACGTCGCGGATATAAAAACATTGGCGACGCTGCTCGTAAATTTGGGCGCAAAATGCGAATTTGCGGACGATCACACGCTAAAAATCAACTCAAATTACGTTAGCTCCACGAAGGCCAACTACGACATCGTGCGCAAAATGCGCGCCTCTATCCTGGTTCTTGGGCCGCTGCTAGCTAGGTTTGGCCACTGCGAGGTGAGTCTGCCCGGCGGCTGCGCGATCGGACAAAGGCCGATAGATCTACACCTAAGCGCGCTCGAAAAAATGGGCGCAAACATCGAGATAAAGCAAGGCTATGTCGTAGCCACGGCGCCTGACGGGCTAAAGGGCGCGCAGATCGTGTTTGACAAGATCACGGTAACGGGCAGCGAAAACATCATCATGGCCGCCGCGCTCGCTCACGGCACGACGCATCTAATCAACGTCGCCAAAGAGCCTGAGGTGGTGCAGCTTTGCGAGGTTTTGGCCGCAGGCGGCGTAAAGATCGAGGGTATCGGCACGGACGAGCTCGTGATCGAGGGCACGGATAGGCGCCTGCTGGATGTGGGCGAGATAGCGGTCATCCCCGATAGGATCGAGGCGGGCACGTATCTTTGCGCCGGGGCGATCACGAACTCGCAAGTAACCATAACAAACGCCAACGCTGCGCATCTGCGAGCCGTGCTTACTAAATTTAACCAAATGGGCTTTGAAACCGTCGTGGACGGCGACAAAATCACGATAATGCCGGCCAAAAACGTAAATCCCGTCGAGATCGTGACGACTGAGTTCCCGGGATTTCCGACCGATATGCAGGCGCAGTTTATGGCGCTCTCGCTCACGGCAAACGGCGTTAGTACGATAGACGAGAGGCTTTTTGAGAACCGATTTATGCACGTTAGCGAGCTCACGCGTATGGGTGCGGATATCCGTCTAAACGGCCACATCGCGACGATCTACGGCGGAGGCGAGATAAACGCCGCAGACGTGATGGCTACCGATCTTCGCGCAAGCTCAGCCCTAGTGCTAGCGGCTCTTGCAGCAAACGGAACTAGCCGCGTGCACAGAATTTATCACCTGGATAGAGGCTACGAGGGGCTAGAGCGCAAGCTGGCGGCTCTGGGCGCAAAAATACGCAGGCTGGAGGAGTAA
- a CDS encoding molybdopterin molybdotransferase MoeA, protein MTLELAQNLILEKAKFDGYGEFSSLERATGKILAQDVVAVKNLPSFDNAAMDGYALKFDDFNEPLSVAATVLAGDEAEIALKKGECVKIMTGAKMPTNADTVVPFEDAILQDGKLSPQSKVKKFNALRYKGEEVKAGEILLKKGEILMPARVMMLAAQGIYCVCVERELRIGIFSSGDEVVEPWQNASEEQIYNANGAGIASLLQSFGFASSYAGIIKDDLESTTRALESAEFDVIITSGGASKGEADFMKTALLNLGFSELFDGVNIRPGRPSKAFIKDKKIVFILPGNPMAAFLMCFLLVVPFLKGARLEKFDAALNQDVKIKSGRQNIVLGSYCDGKFVVTDNNKFGSGMITPLIKSNAVLVTSESLGELKAGEIVKILKFS, encoded by the coding sequence ATGACGCTAGAGCTTGCTCAAAATTTAATCCTAGAAAAAGCCAAATTTGACGGCTACGGCGAGTTTTCGAGCCTTGAGCGCGCGACGGGCAAAATTTTAGCGCAGGACGTCGTTGCCGTTAAAAACTTGCCCTCCTTTGACAATGCCGCGATGGACGGCTACGCGCTCAAATTTGACGATTTTAACGAGCCGCTAAGCGTCGCAGCAACCGTGCTGGCGGGCGATGAGGCCGAGATTGCGCTAAAAAAAGGCGAATGCGTAAAGATAATGACCGGCGCTAAAATGCCGACAAATGCCGACACGGTCGTGCCTTTTGAGGATGCTATTTTGCAGGACGGCAAGCTCTCGCCGCAAAGCAAAGTCAAAAAATTTAACGCCCTAAGATATAAGGGCGAAGAGGTCAAAGCTGGCGAAATTTTGCTAAAAAAAGGCGAAATTTTAATGCCCGCAAGAGTAATGATGCTAGCTGCTCAGGGCATTTATTGCGTCTGTGTAGAGCGCGAGCTAAGAATCGGTATATTTTCAAGCGGCGACGAAGTGGTCGAGCCGTGGCAAAACGCCAGCGAGGAGCAAATATACAACGCAAACGGCGCAGGCATCGCGTCTTTGCTTCAAAGCTTCGGCTTTGCTAGCTCGTACGCGGGCATTATTAAGGACGATCTAGAAAGTACGACGCGCGCGCTAGAGTCGGCCGAATTTGACGTCATCATAACAAGCGGCGGAGCGAGCAAGGGCGAGGCTGATTTTATGAAAACGGCGCTTTTAAATTTAGGCTTTAGCGAGCTTTTTGACGGCGTAAATATCCGCCCCGGACGACCGAGCAAAGCTTTTATAAAAGATAAAAAAATCGTCTTTATCCTGCCCGGAAATCCGATGGCGGCGTTTTTGATGTGCTTTTTGCTAGTCGTTCCTTTTTTAAAGGGTGCGCGACTAGAAAAATTTGACGCCGCCCTAAATCAAGACGTAAAAATAAAATCTGGACGCCAAAATATCGTGCTGGGCAGCTACTGTGACGGCAAATTTGTCGTGACGGATAATAATAAATTCGGCTCTGGCATGATAACTCCGCTTATCAAAAGTAACGCCGTTTTGGTAACAAGCGAAAGCCTCGGCGAGCTAAAAGCGGGCGAAATCGTAAAAATTTTGAAATTTTCTTGA
- the flgA gene encoding flagellar basal body P-ring formation chaperone FlgA: protein MYCVSNGKITLADLGFAGKNDEILNLGENKAAKINSRDLAEILKKRGVELEDKSGGETIFVKNCDALALVQRAFLQEVTSEFKGLQFVKFPLIEPQNELPKNFHEYKFDKIYVNKINPKGSFRAGFVTPNGLQPSVFFRYEVSAKMPVLRATKPLATRQMLGIGDFAKDWVELGEFSPDMMSDAPNARLAAKQNIKSGEVLRLRQFTPLPLIKKGERVNAVLSDGALSIIVEVTALENGNLGETIKVKNNDKKVFSAQIVSKKQVMIR, encoded by the coding sequence ATGTATTGCGTTTCAAACGGCAAAATAACGCTTGCGGACTTGGGTTTTGCAGGCAAAAACGACGAAATTTTAAATTTAGGCGAAAACAAAGCCGCAAAAATAAATTCGCGAGATTTAGCGGAGATTTTAAAAAAGCGCGGCGTAGAGCTTGAGGACAAAAGCGGCGGAGAGACGATATTTGTAAAAAACTGCGACGCGTTAGCTCTCGTGCAGCGCGCGTTTTTGCAAGAGGTTACGAGCGAGTTTAAGGGACTACAATTCGTCAAATTTCCGCTTATCGAGCCTCAAAACGAACTTCCTAAAAACTTCCACGAATACAAATTCGATAAAATTTACGTAAACAAAATCAATCCAAAAGGCAGCTTTAGAGCCGGTTTTGTCACGCCAAACGGCTTGCAGCCAAGCGTATTTTTTAGATATGAAGTTAGCGCAAAAATGCCGGTTTTAAGGGCTACTAAGCCGCTTGCGACGCGCCAAATGCTAGGTATCGGCGACTTTGCAAAGGACTGGGTCGAGCTTGGCGAGTTTAGCCCCGACATGATGAGCGACGCGCCAAATGCGAGGCTAGCGGCCAAGCAAAACATAAAAAGCGGCGAAGTGCTGCGGCTACGGCAGTTTACCCCGCTACCGCTCATAAAAAAAGGCGAGCGCGTCAATGCGGTGCTTAGCGACGGTGCGCTTAGCATCATCGTCGAGGTCACGGCGCTAGAAAACGGCAATCTAGGCGAGACCATCAAGGTTAAAAATAATGACAAAAAGGTCTTTAGCGCGCAAATCGTCTCAAAAAAACAGGTGATGATAAGATGA
- a CDS encoding UbiX family flavin prenyltransferase, protein MKIFLGISGASGVNLGLKLAREIAKRSKLHLCVSKNAMNVLEKELNFSDIFYKNGSAASLKFNANQNSAKFDEDHGCAKFTKSSSAQGELDFVGGDERSQNQSGKFTDNAQGLDDNGLKFDALDNCALDDADGKFCKFDSSEKNERQDAQILGKFEGAKFQNKSELDKNSAQKDEIYQIWQDLQKCAVIHDDPDLAAAPSSGSFGIDATIVAPCSISTLAKIHAGLADTLITRAAAVALKERKRLVLGVREMPFSTLALEHAAKLSALGAVIAPPVLGYYSAQNSLEDMENFIIGKWLDLLGLKHQIYKRWS, encoded by the coding sequence ATGAAAATTTTTCTAGGTATCAGCGGCGCAAGCGGCGTAAATCTGGGTTTAAAGCTCGCCCGCGAGATAGCAAAAAGAAGCAAGCTGCATCTGTGCGTGAGTAAAAACGCGATGAACGTGTTAGAAAAAGAGCTAAATTTTTCGGATATTTTTTATAAAAATGGTTCGGCGGCGAGTTTAAAATTTAACGCAAACCAAAATAGCGCCAAATTTGACGAAGATCACGGATGCGCAAAATTTACAAAATCTAGCTCCGCTCAAGGCGAGCTAGATTTTGTAGGCGGAGACGAAAGATCGCAAAACCAAAGCGGCAAATTTACAGATAATGCGCAAGGTTTGGACGACAACGGTTTAAAATTTGACGCTTTGGATAACTGCGCTCTTGACGACGCAGACGGGAAATTTTGCAAATTTGATAGCAGCGAGAAAAACGAGCGGCAAGACGCTCAAATTTTAGGCAAATTTGAGGGGGCTAAATTTCAAAACAAAAGTGAATTGGATAAAAATAGCGCCCAAAAAGACGAAATTTATCAAATTTGGCAAGATTTGCAAAAATGCGCAGTCATCCACGACGATCCCGATCTCGCCGCAGCGCCGAGCTCGGGATCGTTCGGCATAGACGCTACTATCGTCGCGCCCTGCTCTATTAGCACCTTAGCCAAAATCCACGCCGGCCTTGCCGATACGCTGATAACTCGCGCCGCCGCAGTCGCGCTAAAGGAGCGAAAGAGGCTTGTTTTGGGCGTTAGAGAGATGCCGTTTTCTACGCTAGCGCTCGAGCACGCAGCTAAGCTCTCCGCTCTAGGCGCCGTTATCGCGCCGCCCGTTTTGGGATATTATTCAGCTCAAAATAGCCTCGAAGATATGGAAAATTTCATCATCGGCAAGTGGCTTGACCTGCTTGGACTTAAGCATCAAATTTACAAAAGATGGAGCTAA
- the coaD gene encoding pantetheine-phosphate adenylyltransferase, whose amino-acid sequence MKACIYPGTFDPVTNGHVDVIRRATKIFDKVIVAVAASESKQPYFSLARRVEMVKISTADLKNVEVVGFDNLLVDFAKSCGVNVVIRGLRAVSDFEYELQIGYANATLWEELETVYLMPSLKNAFISSSIVRSVLSHDGDVSKLVPSEILETLKG is encoded by the coding sequence ATGAAAGCTTGCATATATCCGGGCACCTTTGATCCCGTAACAAACGGACACGTCGACGTTATCAGGCGGGCGACTAAAATTTTCGATAAAGTCATCGTCGCGGTTGCGGCTAGCGAGAGTAAGCAGCCATATTTTAGCTTGGCTAGGCGCGTAGAGATGGTAAAGATCTCGACGGCGGACCTAAAAAACGTCGAGGTCGTGGGCTTTGATAACCTGCTCGTCGATTTTGCCAAAAGCTGCGGCGTAAACGTCGTGATCCGCGGACTTCGCGCGGTTAGCGACTTTGAGTACGAGCTGCAAATCGGCTACGCAAACGCCACGCTTTGGGAGGAGCTTGAGACCGTTTATCTGATGCCGAGCCTCAAAAACGCCTTTATCTCAAGCTCGATCGTGCGCTCCGTTCTTAGCCACGACGGCGACGTTAGCAAGCTGGTTCCAAGCGAAATTTTAGAAACTTTGAAAGGCTAA
- the tmk gene encoding dTMP kinase produces MYILFEGIDGVGKSTQIARLAAAYPQAIVTKEPGGTKLGENLREILLKENGLDKRAEILLFLADRAEHSGKIIKPNSNKMILSDRGFVSGMAYALAGGNFSFEELLNLNKFALQGNFPQKIVFFKADESTLRSRLNSRAQMDGIEARGFAYLLRVQDAMEEILQKLDVRYVTIDAALDEEKITNLIKEFIND; encoded by the coding sequence TTGTATATTTTATTTGAAGGTATCGACGGCGTAGGTAAAAGTACGCAGATAGCGCGGCTGGCGGCGGCTTACCCGCAAGCGATCGTGACTAAAGAGCCGGGCGGCACGAAGCTTGGCGAAAATTTGCGCGAGATTTTACTAAAAGAAAATGGTCTAGATAAAAGGGCTGAAATTTTGCTATTTTTGGCCGATAGAGCCGAGCATTCGGGCAAGATAATAAAACCCAACTCGAACAAGATGATTTTAAGCGACAGAGGCTTTGTTTCAGGCATGGCCTACGCGCTGGCGGGCGGAAATTTTAGCTTTGAAGAGCTTTTAAATTTAAATAAATTCGCCCTGCAAGGAAATTTTCCGCAAAAAATAGTATTTTTTAAAGCGGACGAAAGCACGCTAAGATCGCGCCTAAATTCGCGCGCGCAGATGGACGGCATAGAGGCTAGAGGTTTTGCGTATCTACTAAGAGTGCAGGACGCGATGGAGGAAATTTTGCAAAAACTAGACGTCCGCTACGTCACGATCGACGCCGCCCTGGACGAAGAAAAAATAACGAATTTGATAAAGGAGTTTATAAATGATTAG
- the hisS gene encoding histidine--tRNA ligase, with protein MISALRGMKDVLPPQSGLYERIIKICEEVAKNYGYEFVLAPHLEQTALFRRSVGESSDIVGKEMYQFEDKGGNDVCLRPEGTAGVVRAFIEAKFDRAGGVRRYFYHGSMFRYERPQKGRLREFHQFGCECFGEPSVYEDASVILMINEIFSRLGIKTKLLINSLGDAASMGAYREKLVKFLDEHEGQICEDCKRRKLTNPIRVLDCKVESCQKIYENAPLIIDSLNDECAGEFKKLQEILSGNGVEFEIDPKLVRGLDYYCKTAFEFVSSEIGAKSAVAGGGRYDRLVEYLGGKASYGVGFAMGIERIMEILGGRESQSARGGIYIGAMDADGVDAVYKIAINLRKSLPVLVSYEPKKLQKHLNAADNANARICLCVGEDELKSGKIWLKDLSEKAEKTLDLVDLETELKRILNV; from the coding sequence ATGATTAGCGCATTAAGGGGGATGAAGGACGTTTTGCCGCCTCAGTCGGGACTTTACGAGAGGATAATCAAGATCTGCGAAGAGGTCGCGAAAAACTACGGATACGAGTTCGTGCTGGCTCCGCACCTGGAGCAAACGGCGCTTTTTCGCCGCAGCGTCGGGGAAAGCAGCGACATCGTGGGCAAGGAGATGTATCAGTTTGAGGACAAGGGCGGCAACGACGTTTGCCTGCGTCCGGAGGGTACGGCGGGCGTCGTGCGCGCCTTTATCGAGGCTAAATTCGACCGCGCGGGCGGCGTGAGACGATACTTTTATCACGGTTCGATGTTTCGCTATGAACGCCCGCAAAAAGGCCGTTTGCGCGAGTTTCACCAGTTTGGCTGCGAGTGCTTCGGCGAGCCTAGCGTTTATGAGGACGCGAGCGTTATTTTGATGATAAACGAGATTTTCTCTCGCCTGGGTATAAAAACCAAGCTGCTTATAAATTCGCTCGGAGACGCCGCTAGTATGGGCGCATACCGCGAAAAATTGGTTAAATTTTTAGACGAGCACGAGGGGCAAATTTGCGAGGACTGCAAGCGCAGAAAACTAACAAACCCTATCCGCGTGCTAGACTGTAAGGTCGAGAGCTGTCAGAAAATTTACGAAAACGCGCCGCTGATAATCGACAGCCTAAATGACGAATGCGCGGGCGAGTTTAAAAAGCTGCAAGAAATTTTAAGCGGCAACGGCGTGGAATTTGAGATAGATCCGAAGCTCGTGCGAGGGCTTGATTATTACTGTAAAACGGCGTTTGAGTTCGTCTCAAGCGAGATCGGCGCAAAGAGCGCGGTCGCAGGCGGCGGACGCTACGACAGGTTGGTCGAGTACCTAGGCGGCAAGGCTAGCTACGGCGTGGGCTTTGCGATGGGTATCGAGCGAATAATGGAAATCCTAGGCGGCCGCGAGAGCCAAAGCGCAAGAGGCGGCATATATATCGGCGCGATGGATGCCGATGGCGTGGACGCGGTCTATAAAATAGCGATAAATTTAAGAAAAAGCCTCCCGGTTCTCGTGAGCTACGAGCCTAAAAAATTACAAAAGCACCTAAACGCCGCAGATAACGCAAACGCTAGGATTTGCCTTTGCGTCGGCGAGGACGAGCTAAAATCGGGCAAAATTTGGCTAAAAGATCTGAGCGAAAAGGCTGAAAAAACGCTTGATTTGGTTGATTTGGAGACGGAACTTAAAAGGATTTTAAATGTATGA